The following is a genomic window from Crossiella equi.
CTCGGCGGCCGCCAGTCCCCCGGAACGGGGGTCCGCCTGGTTGGTGGGGCCGTCGCCGGAGCACGGCCGGATCTCCCCCGCCGCCCGCCGCAGCGCGGGCAGCACCGTCGCCACCAGGCTCGCCGCGTCATGCCGACTCGTGTGGCTGAGCACGTTCAGCGCCCCGATCAGCCGCCCGTCGTGCCTCACGGGCACGGACACCGCGAGCAACCCGGGCTCCACCCACTCCTCGTCCACCGACCAGCCCTGCTCCCGGGCCGCCGAGATCCGCCGCCGCAGCTTCCCCAGCCGGTCCGGGGGCGCCTCGGCCAAGGGCGGCACGGCCGGGAAGCCCCGGTCCAGGGGATCCCGTTCGCGGGCCTCCGCCCAGTCCGCCAGCTGGTCCTCGCCCCAGTCCAGGGCCAGGACCACGCCCGCCGAGCTGCGGTCCACGGGCAGCACGCCGCCGACCTGGAAGACCAGGTACATGGCCCGGCGGCGTTCCGACTGGGCGATCAGGCGGGCGCCGTGACCGTCTGGCACCGCGAAGGAGACCGACTCGTCCAGCTCCGCCGACAGGCGGGCCAGCACCGGGCGCAGCGTGGGCAGCAGGCCGGTGCCCGCCAGGTAGGCGTTGCCCAGGGTGAGCAGCTGGGGGGTGGGCAGCAGGTCCGGGCCCTCCTCGCGCAGGTGGCCCAGGTGCAGCAGCGTCGCGACCAGGCGGTCCACCGGGGAGCGGGCCAGGCTGGTCGCGCGCACCAGGTCCACCCGGCGCGCCCGGTGGCCCGGGGCCTCGGCCAGGGCGCGCAGGACCGCCAAGCCGCGTTCGAACGGCCCGTTCTCCGACACCGGCTCCTCCTTGACGGCGTGGCACCGCGAGTCCACACTCTCCGGCACTATAACGAACAAAAGTTCGCGTGACGAACAAGGAGTACCGATGCGTCCCCGCCACCTGATCGTCAACGGCACCGAGACCCCCGCCGCCGACGGGCGCACCACCCCCGTCGTGTCCTGGACCGGCGCGGTGCTCACCCAGGTCGCGGCCGCCGGTCCGGCCGACGTCACCCGCGCGGTGGACGCCGCCCACGCCGCCTTCCCCGCCTGGTCCGCCCTGGCCCCGACACAGCGCCGCGCGGTGCTGCTGCGCGCCGCCGACCTCCTGGAGGAACGGGCCGAGGAGGCCGTGCGCCTGATGGCGGCCGAGACCGGCGGGGTGCGGGGCTGGGCGCTGT
Proteins encoded in this region:
- a CDS encoding IclR family transcriptional regulator domain-containing protein produces the protein MSENGPFERGLAVLRALAEAPGHRARRVDLVRATSLARSPVDRLVATLLHLGHLREEGPDLLPTPQLLTLGNAYLAGTGLLPTLRPVLARLSAELDESVSFAVPDGHGARLIAQSERRRAMYLVFQVGGVLPVDRSSAGVVLALDWGEDQLADWAEARERDPLDRGFPAVPPLAEAPPDRLGKLRRRISAAREQGWSVDEEWVEPGLLAVSVPVRHDGRLIGALNVLSHTSRHDAASLVATVLPALRRAAGEIRPCSGDGPTNQADPRSGGLAAAEVGNAKGELGMEFVEAFARGLAVLCSFRAGGHTVSSAAAATGLSRATARRALLTLCETGYATESGGHFTLLPTVLDLGYARLSTTTLTDVLLPHLRALEARVTTPVAAFEVSDQEFRCAAVVDTGRVRRLGVRVGDRRPLDSPLGRALGGGRWVRVEAGLEVLALPVRDAGGVASIALCVVAPDGTRMGEELFTVIMGVARRIEADLVALDGGGS